One genomic segment of Vibrio quintilis includes these proteins:
- a CDS encoding DMT family transporter: MFGNNPTTSGVLIVVIASVIWGTTGTAASLIPDVSALAIGAFAMGGGGLLLFFNARHTLRQDKTRLLARPGLLLCGGLSVAIYPLAFYSSMRFSGVAIGTVISIASAPLFTVLLERLISKKYVSLKWFISFLFGTAGIVLMTMGRQDSVIQNQGHLLRYCGVGLGLIAGLGYSAYSWCARQMIENGVHSKSSMAGMFGLAACLLLPSLFLTGDHLFADGKHIAVAMYMAVVPMFVGYLLFGYGLRYIEASQATLITLLEPVVAALFAVFFVGEKFSTTGWYGMGLIAVCLLFQVVKWPVVKAWVPDS; encoded by the coding sequence ATGTTTGGGAACAATCCAACGACCAGCGGGGTGTTGATCGTTGTTATTGCCAGTGTGATCTGGGGAACTACCGGAACGGCAGCCAGCCTGATACCGGATGTCAGTGCACTGGCGATCGGTGCTTTTGCCATGGGTGGCGGGGGATTATTGCTGTTTTTCAATGCAAGGCACACGTTGCGGCAAGACAAAACGCGATTACTTGCCCGACCCGGGCTGCTGCTTTGCGGCGGTTTGTCTGTTGCTATTTATCCGCTGGCTTTTTATTCCTCAATGCGTTTTTCCGGTGTGGCCATCGGGACGGTGATTTCCATCGCCAGTGCGCCACTGTTTACTGTGTTACTGGAACGTCTCATCAGCAAAAAATATGTATCACTTAAATGGTTCATCAGCTTTTTGTTTGGTACGGCCGGAATCGTGTTAATGACGATGGGCAGACAGGATTCGGTGATACAGAACCAGGGTCATCTGCTTCGTTACTGCGGGGTTGGTCTGGGGCTGATTGCCGGGCTGGGTTATTCTGCCTATTCATGGTGCGCCCGGCAAATGATAGAGAATGGTGTGCATTCAAAATCTTCAATGGCCGGGATGTTCGGGCTGGCGGCATGTCTGCTGCTGCCTTCGTTATTCCTGACCGGCGATCATCTGTTTGCGGACGGCAAACATATTGCAGTTGCTATGTATATGGCGGTGGTGCCGATGTTTGTCGGATATCTGCTGTTTGGTTACGGGCTCCGGTATATCGAGGCCAGTCAGGCCACCTTGATCACACTACTGGAGCCTGTGGTTGCAGCATTGTTTGCAGTATTTTTCGTCGGAGAAAAGTTCAGTACTACCGGATGGTACGGGATGGGATTGATCGCGGT
- a CDS encoding substrate-binding domain-containing protein: protein MKLTQPRVLLTGFFLSTIVFTAPVFARHDSTKLQVITSGGFSAAFDLLKPEFERETGIEIQTSHGSSTGGAKDSIPERLKRGEKFDVIILSRHSLNQRTKAGYVYPATRTDLVESKIGMSVKAGAPKPDISTPEAFIHTLKSAKSIGYSASASGTYLSTKLWPDMGIWKTIQPKSQRILSERVASVVARGDVEIGFQQISEILPIPGAEYAGQIPDKYQKVTTFSAGIIRTSQKLKAAERLIDYLSSNRVAKTIRQTGLFPVIRATTLATNWQPEQVNGTQQ, encoded by the coding sequence ATGAAACTGACACAACCCCGCGTGCTGCTGACCGGCTTTTTTCTCAGCACTATCGTCTTCACCGCACCGGTATTTGCCCGGCACGACAGTACAAAATTACAGGTCATCACTTCCGGTGGTTTCTCTGCAGCATTTGATCTGCTCAAACCGGAATTTGAACGGGAGACCGGCATTGAAATCCAAACCTCTCACGGCTCTTCAACCGGCGGCGCAAAGGATTCGATTCCGGAAAGGCTTAAACGGGGAGAAAAGTTTGATGTGATTATTCTGTCCCGTCACTCACTGAATCAACGCACCAAAGCAGGATATGTCTATCCCGCGACCCGGACCGACCTGGTTGAATCCAAAATCGGTATGTCGGTCAAAGCCGGTGCGCCGAAACCGGATATCAGTACACCGGAAGCCTTCATTCACACCTTAAAATCCGCCAAATCCATTGGCTATTCCGCCAGCGCCAGCGGCACCTATCTGTCCACCAAACTCTGGCCCGACATGGGAATCTGGAAAACCATCCAGCCGAAGAGTCAGCGGATCCTGAGTGAACGTGTTGCCAGCGTGGTTGCCAGAGGTGATGTGGAAATCGGCTTCCAGCAAATCAGTGAAATCCTGCCGATTCCCGGCGCAGAATATGCTGGCCAGATTCCGGATAAATACCAGAAAGTCACCACATTTTCTGCCGGCATCATCCGGACCAGCCAAAAGCTGAAAGCCGCGGAGCGCCTGATTGATTATCTGTCTTCAAACCGTGTGGCTAAAACCATCCGTCAAACCGGCCTGTTCCCGGTCATCCGGGCAACCACACTGGCCACGAACTGGCAGCCCGAACAGGTTAACGGGACACAGCAGTAA
- a CDS encoding AraC family transcriptional regulator yields the protein MTSNTGQQRRAERDQKLIPAEHHLALLLDLVKERGLNLHYVLRRTGIFYEDLFSGEMKISPKQFARLALNLSQLENEPSLSFVFGQRLFPGALGTPAHLLTHAPTLRVLLENLCQHALTFFPLLQLRIRETDSRFYLLVDDPFGESFALSDKARTAYLRWLTESLFTAVISLARWRLGSALPWQAVVLWKAPGWQEQYQMYWGDAVQFGQQITALSLPSQWLDRSLPESSPALYALAQSQTEAPATGMLSWIRQQFRAAPATPPSLEALARQMAISPATLKRHLKAHSASYRQLLDEVRQQQASYLRVVYGFDDERIASELKFFDVSNFRRALRRWAG from the coding sequence ATGACCAGTAACACCGGACAACAGCGCCGTGCAGAACGGGATCAAAAGCTGATCCCGGCTGAACATCATCTGGCGCTGTTACTGGATTTGGTTAAAGAGCGCGGACTGAACCTGCACTATGTACTGCGCCGCACCGGGATTTTTTATGAAGATCTGTTTTCCGGTGAGATGAAAATCAGCCCGAAGCAGTTTGCCCGGCTGGCGCTGAACCTCAGCCAGCTGGAGAATGAACCCTCGCTGAGTTTTGTTTTCGGTCAGCGGTTGTTTCCCGGTGCACTGGGCACGCCTGCGCATCTGCTGACGCATGCGCCAACACTGCGGGTGTTGCTGGAGAATCTCTGCCAGCACGCCCTGACTTTTTTTCCGCTGCTGCAACTGCGGATCCGGGAAACGGATTCCCGATTTTATCTGCTGGTGGATGATCCGTTTGGTGAGTCATTTGCACTCAGCGATAAAGCCAGAACCGCATATCTGCGCTGGTTAACCGAGAGCCTGTTTACGGCAGTAATTTCACTCGCCCGGTGGCGGCTTGGCAGCGCTTTGCCGTGGCAGGCCGTGGTGCTCTGGAAAGCACCGGGCTGGCAGGAACAGTATCAGATGTATTGGGGCGATGCGGTGCAGTTCGGCCAGCAGATTACCGCGTTGTCACTCCCTTCCCAATGGCTGGATCGGTCGCTGCCGGAGAGTTCCCCGGCTCTGTACGCCCTGGCACAGAGCCAGACGGAAGCACCGGCCACCGGCATGTTAAGCTGGATTCGTCAGCAGTTCCGCGCTGCGCCAGCCACACCCCCTTCACTGGAAGCGCTTGCCCGGCAGATGGCGATCAGCCCGGCCACCTTAAAGCGCCACCTGAAAGCCCACTCAGCCAGCTATCGTCAGCTACTGGACGAAGTCCGCCAGCAGCAGGCCAGCTACCTCCGCGTTGTTTACGGTTTTGATGATGAACGCATCGCCTCAGAACTGAAGTTTTTCGATGTCAGCAATTTCCGCCGGGCGCTCAGGCGTTGGGCGGGGTGA
- a CDS encoding esterase/lipase family protein has translation MIVIFVHGWSVTDTNTYGLLPEAIAAQAGSYGLTVDIKHIWLGRYISFNDTVSMDDIVRAFNRALHDQIPDGEKIAEFSCITHSTGGPVVREWVQRYYGSSKLAQSPLRHLVMLAPANHGSPLAALGKERVGRIKAWFDGVEPGQQVLDWLSLGSQPQIDLAAEYLDYQPAKSGFFPFVLTGQSIDRKFYDFVNSYLTEGGSDGVVRVSGANMNYSMVKLVESDQQDEVEFLQEHFHVHLLKQEGDIRRPVTVPLGVVPNTSHSGAKKGIMRSVISTKSSKVQVAEMLKCFQVNSEDDYLQRGNELVELTQKTQKSGHRYANLVFIVKDDQGVPVNDYDLILLGGQNTDPDDLAKGFFVDRQKNAAHPNHLVYYVDYNNLMQKKLTGFRLIARPSRYQLINQSGQPDDETKEVARPENCLAYYRPVEYRAESGSIEVMPNETFYIEIILHRYVDKNVFRFDSAEKPTLHKEGLIFKTETRHDFKKTKPSGDNVD, from the coding sequence ATGATTGTTATTTTTGTTCATGGCTGGAGTGTGACTGATACCAACACCTATGGTTTGTTGCCGGAGGCCATTGCCGCTCAGGCTGGTAGCTACGGCCTGACTGTTGATATCAAACATATCTGGCTTGGCCGGTATATCAGCTTTAATGACACGGTCAGCATGGATGATATTGTCCGTGCATTTAACCGGGCGCTGCATGATCAGATCCCGGATGGTGAAAAGATTGCAGAGTTTTCCTGTATTACCCATTCAACCGGTGGACCTGTGGTCCGGGAATGGGTTCAGCGTTATTACGGCAGCAGTAAGCTGGCACAAAGCCCGCTGCGTCATCTGGTGATGCTGGCACCAGCTAACCATGGTTCTCCGCTGGCGGCTTTGGGTAAAGAAAGAGTCGGCAGAATTAAGGCCTGGTTCGATGGGGTTGAACCGGGTCAGCAGGTACTGGACTGGTTGTCATTGGGCAGTCAGCCGCAAATTGATCTGGCGGCTGAATATCTGGATTATCAACCGGCCAAATCCGGATTCTTTCCGTTTGTTTTAACCGGCCAGAGTATCGACCGGAAATTCTATGATTTCGTGAACAGCTACCTGACTGAAGGCGGTTCTGATGGGGTGGTGCGGGTTTCCGGCGCGAATATGAATTACAGCATGGTGAAGCTGGTTGAGTCGGATCAGCAGGACGAAGTGGAATTTTTACAGGAACATTTTCATGTGCATCTCCTGAAGCAGGAAGGTGACATCCGCAGGCCTGTTACTGTTCCGCTGGGTGTGGTGCCGAATACCAGTCACTCCGGGGCGAAAAAGGGGATTATGCGTAGTGTGATCAGCACGAAATCATCCAAAGTTCAGGTTGCAGAAATGCTGAAATGTTTTCAGGTGAACAGTGAAGATGATTATCTTCAGCGTGGCAATGAACTGGTTGAGCTGACACAGAAAACACAGAAAAGTGGTCACCGGTATGCCAATCTGGTATTTATCGTAAAAGATGATCAGGGCGTGCCGGTCAATGATTATGATTTGATCCTGCTGGGTGGTCAGAATACAGATCCGGATGATTTGGCCAAAGGTTTCTTTGTGGATCGTCAGAAGAATGCAGCGCATCCGAATCATCTGGTGTATTACGTGGATTACAATAATCTGATGCAGAAAAAGCTGACAGGGTTCAGACTGATCGCCAGACCCAGCCGGTATCAGTTAATCAATCAGTCGGGTCAGCCGGATGATGAAACGAAGGAGGTCGCCAGACCCGAAAACTGTCTTGCTTACTATCGTCCGGTTGAATACAGAGCTGAGAGTGGCAGCATTGAAGTGATGCCGAACGAAACCTTTTATATCGAAATTATTCTGCATCGTTATGTGGATAAAAACGTATTCCGCTTTGACAGTGCAGAAAAACCAACACTGCATAAAGAAGGCCTGATCTTCAAAACCGAAACCCGGCACGATTTCAAGAAAACCAAACCTTCCGGGGATAATGTAGATTAA
- a CDS encoding helix-turn-helix domain-containing protein, with product MTDSLSIRSYCRQKNGHRHDFYQLVLPLRGVINMEVGAFQGKVIPGECVVVMSGEMHYFSAQEEAKFVVADLSQLPEQITDAATKVFSLTPPLLHFLNFIEQQLKYQVNADIEQLMLNTFRRLLAEQRLIQKFDHRIRNVLEYMEMNLSQPLSIDRLSAVACLSPTQFKKIFKQQTGLSVTQYLIQLRMEKAQALLLHTDYPVQRVAEAVGYTDLSAFSRRFSLHFGLSPSKYT from the coding sequence ATGACAGATTCGTTATCCATCCGTTCTTATTGCCGACAGAAAAACGGACACCGCCATGATTTTTATCAGTTGGTGCTGCCGCTGAGAGGTGTCATCAATATGGAAGTCGGCGCTTTTCAGGGCAAAGTCATTCCGGGGGAATGTGTGGTGGTGATGTCCGGTGAAATGCACTATTTTTCAGCACAAGAAGAAGCTAAATTTGTGGTTGCTGACCTGTCGCAACTGCCTGAACAAATCACCGATGCTGCGACCAAAGTTTTTTCCTTAACCCCGCCACTGCTGCATTTTCTGAATTTTATTGAACAGCAGCTGAAGTATCAGGTGAATGCTGACATCGAACAGCTGATGCTGAACACGTTCCGCCGTTTGTTGGCTGAGCAGCGTTTAATTCAGAAATTCGACCACAGAATCAGGAATGTGCTGGAATATATGGAGATGAATTTATCTCAGCCACTGTCAATCGACCGGTTGTCTGCTGTGGCCTGTTTAAGTCCGACACAGTTTAAGAAAATCTTCAAACAGCAGACGGGGCTTTCTGTCACGCAGTACCTGATTCAGTTACGGATGGAAAAAGCGCAGGCGCTGTTACTGCATACGGATTATCCGGTTCAGCGGGTTGCTGAAGCGGTTGGATATACTGACCTGTCAGCATTCAGCCGTCGCTTTTCACTGCATTTTGGTTTGTCTCCTTCCAAATATACTTAG
- the nadS gene encoding NadS family protein, with translation MSIFEDLKASLEEATEIEQGQKKAAHVTRYEIADVKAIRAQLAVSQAEFAAALGTSVDTIKSWESKRRNPTGLAAKVLAMIQDNPEIYRQLAMY, from the coding sequence ATGAGCATCTTCGAAGACCTGAAAGCCTCCCTTGAGGAAGCGACAGAAATTGAACAAGGGCAGAAAAAAGCAGCGCATGTCACCCGGTATGAGATTGCTGATGTCAAAGCGATTCGTGCTCAGCTGGCCGTCTCACAGGCTGAATTTGCAGCCGCGCTTGGCACCAGTGTGGATACGATCAAAAGCTGGGAGAGCAAACGCCGTAACCCGACCGGGCTGGCCGCTAAAGTGCTGGCGATGATCCAGGATAACCCGGAGATCTACCGCCAGCTGGCAATGTACTGA
- a CDS encoding GNAT family N-acetyltransferase, giving the protein MYQIVNCRDYAGGLEEAVKYVHRQWGSERNYAFYYDAISHSPPVAGAIPQFYLLLDQDKIIGCYGLIINDFVSRHDLTPWLCSVYIDPAYRGKRLMNLYFEHAKTELAVTNYPAMYLVTDHEGLYEKFGWTRIEDGYDLNGDATRIYMMPLDRP; this is encoded by the coding sequence ATGTATCAGATTGTTAATTGCAGAGACTATGCCGGCGGGCTGGAAGAAGCGGTGAAATATGTACACCGGCAATGGGGCTCTGAGCGTAATTATGCGTTTTATTACGACGCAATCAGCCACTCTCCGCCGGTTGCGGGGGCGATTCCTCAGTTTTATCTCCTGTTGGATCAGGACAAAATCATTGGCTGCTATGGATTGATCATCAATGATTTTGTCAGCCGTCATGATTTAACCCCCTGGCTGTGCAGCGTGTATATTGATCCGGCCTACCGGGGCAAGCGGCTGATGAATCTGTATTTTGAGCATGCCAAAACAGAACTGGCAGTGACAAATTATCCGGCGATGTATCTTGTGACGGACCATGAGGGGTTGTATGAGAAATTTGGCTGGACCCGGATTGAAGATGGCTATGATCTGAACGGAGATGCGACCCGGATTTACATGATGCCACTTGATCGTCCATGA